A DNA window from Helianthus annuus cultivar XRQ/B chromosome 15, HanXRQr2.0-SUNRISE, whole genome shotgun sequence contains the following coding sequences:
- the LOC118487574 gene encoding receptor-like cytoplasmic kinase 176 codes for MKGRLNEKCEIYSFGVVLVELLTGKRIFDENLPSDSAQRVAEILKPILINKEMIIHVMDPSIHGQYSVAATRAALLANKCVMTYARHRPNANDLVNELEQIQHL; via the coding sequence ATGAAAGGTCGTCTTAACGAAAAATGTGAGATATACAGTTTTGGGGTGGTGCTCGTGGAACTATTAACAGGGAAACGAATCTTTGACGAAAATCTTCCATCAGATAGTGCGCAAAGGGTAGCCGAGATTCTTAAGCCTATATTGATTAACAAAGAAATGATCATACACGTCATGGACCCAAGTATTCACGGCCAATATTCTGTTGCTGCTACACGAGCCGCCTTActtgcaaacaagtgtgtcatgACATATGCTAGACATAGGCCGAATGCTAATGACTTGGTTAATGAGTTGGAGCAGATTCAACACTTGTAG